One genomic segment of Kiritimatiella glycovorans includes these proteins:
- a CDS encoding sugar phosphorylase, with protein sequence MIKSLCTATMLRMRQRFNRLYGPARADHCLERIAAMVGRYGVGYGIPPASRERWSERTSVLITYADTVRRADEAPLKTLKHFLDRHLREAIDTVHVLPFFPYSSDDGFSITDYRAVHRDHGDWGDLRALGRDYGLMFDLVLNHVSRKSEWFRDYRNGVAPLREFFIESDPDADLSAVVRPRSKPLLHPVKTVDGEKHVWTTFSEDQIDLDFSNPDVLFEFLDLVLFYLSQGARILRLDAIAYLWKVPGTPCIHLPQTHATVKLIRDLLDMVAPEALILTETNVPHEENLSYFGDGDEAHMVYQFSLPPLLLHALRRETGKHLTAWAAGLPELPEGQTFFNFTASHDGIGLRPLQGLLDDAELALLVDDIRRLGGHVSTRRREDGTDSPYELNIALYDALGDPDRPDEEAQIRAFLCAQTLPLALRGVPALYFHSFTATRNYTEGVEATGRARTINRYRWDEDDLTERLADPRSRTTRVLDELRRRLKLRARQPAFHPDSPQRVVDLGPECFALVRGPFGKGPPVAALSNLTARTITVRLDPAVPELNGPRPCVDLLSGTRFSGSAKEIELAPRQTVWLARR encoded by the coding sequence GTCACTGTGCACCGCGACCATGCTGCGCATGCGGCAGCGATTCAACCGCCTCTACGGGCCGGCGCGCGCCGACCACTGTCTGGAGCGTATCGCGGCGATGGTCGGGCGTTACGGCGTGGGCTACGGCATCCCCCCGGCCTCCCGGGAGCGCTGGAGCGAACGCACGAGCGTGCTGATCACGTACGCCGACACGGTGCGGCGCGCCGACGAAGCCCCGCTGAAAACGCTGAAGCACTTTCTCGACCGCCACCTGCGGGAAGCGATCGACACCGTACACGTCCTCCCGTTCTTTCCCTATTCCTCCGACGACGGCTTTTCGATCACCGATTACCGCGCGGTCCACCGCGATCACGGGGACTGGGGAGACCTCCGCGCCCTGGGCCGCGACTACGGACTGATGTTCGATCTGGTGCTCAACCACGTATCACGGAAGAGCGAGTGGTTCCGCGACTACCGCAACGGGGTGGCGCCCCTTCGCGAGTTCTTCATCGAGAGCGATCCGGACGCCGACCTGAGCGCCGTGGTCCGCCCGCGCAGCAAGCCCCTGCTGCACCCGGTAAAGACCGTGGACGGAGAAAAGCATGTCTGGACCACCTTCAGCGAAGACCAGATCGACCTCGACTTCTCCAACCCCGACGTCCTGTTCGAATTCCTCGACCTCGTGCTCTTCTACCTCTCGCAGGGCGCGCGCATCCTGCGCCTGGACGCGATCGCCTACCTCTGGAAAGTGCCCGGCACGCCCTGCATCCATCTCCCGCAGACGCACGCGACCGTCAAACTGATCCGGGACCTGCTCGACATGGTCGCACCGGAAGCGCTGATCCTCACGGAGACGAACGTCCCGCACGAGGAGAACCTCTCGTATTTCGGGGACGGCGACGAGGCGCACATGGTCTACCAGTTCAGCCTCCCGCCGCTCCTGCTCCACGCCCTCCGCCGCGAGACGGGGAAACACCTCACCGCCTGGGCGGCGGGTCTGCCCGAGCTGCCGGAGGGACAGACGTTCTTCAATTTCACGGCGTCGCACGACGGAATCGGCCTCCGCCCGCTGCAGGGGCTGCTCGACGACGCCGAACTCGCGTTGCTGGTCGACGACATCCGCCGGCTGGGCGGCCACGTATCCACCCGCCGACGGGAGGACGGTACGGACAGCCCCTACGAACTGAACATCGCGCTCTACGACGCGCTCGGCGACCCGGACCGGCCCGACGAAGAGGCCCAGATCCGGGCCTTTCTCTGTGCGCAGACCCTCCCGCTCGCCCTGCGCGGCGTGCCGGCCCTCTATTTCCACAGCTTCACCGCCACCCGCAACTATACCGAAGGCGTCGAAGCCACCGGGCGCGCGCGCACCATCAACCGCTATCGCTGGGACGAGGACGATCTCACCGAACGGCTTGCCGACCCGCGTTCACGCACCACGCGCGTGCTCGATGAACTGCGCCGTCGCCTCAAGCTGCGCGCCCGCCAGCCCGCCTTCCACCCCGACTCGCCGCAGCGCGTCGTGGATCTGGGCCCCGAATGCTTCGCACTCGTGCGCGGTCCCTTCGGGAAGGGCCCGCCCGTCGCCGCCCTGTCCAACCTCACCGCCCGGACGATTACCGTGCGGCTCGATCCCGCCGTCCCGGAACTCAACGGCCCCCGGCCCTGCGTCGATCTGCTCAGCGGAACCCGCTTCAGCGGCAGTGCCAAAGAAATCGAACTCGCCCCGCGCCAGACCGTCTGGCTCGCCCGCAGGTAA
- a CDS encoding sulfatase-like hydrolase/transferase: MNRRMIATLAGAWLALQCHAAPRPERPNMVLFVVDDLGWRDTGAYGSRYYETPTIDRLAEEGVRFTRAYAAAAMCSPTRAALMTGRNPARLHLTNWIPGWNAGRALPLREPDWTPFLKLDETTLAEVFHAHGYATGHIGKWHLGDGAARTADHHGFEVNVGGYWEPGGGGRPYTYFSPYRNPMLPDGPAGEYLTDRLTDEALAFMDAHAQEPFFLHLSHFAVHAPLQGKPELERKYYAKPRLDQRAGDRTARYAAMIESVDESLARVLAKLGELGLAEKTVVVFTSDNGGLHLATSNAPLRAGKATAYEGGLRIPLIFRAPGTVRPGTVCDEPVITHDLYPTLLGLAGLEDAKGHEIDGLDLTPLLRGTGGLARESLHWHFPHYHPYSPPYSVILRGRWKLIEYLEDNALELYDLENDPGEEHNLARSHAEKAEALHRRLAAWREEVGAQMPTPDPAFDPEQGESVPVMGCTPVPKPSPDVSGSAPRRERLLNRGWTFTYGEGPETDVLSRYVKARRFKGTSADVGYDDSDWRALDLPHDFVVEGRIGAEHNFVRGGLPYGVGYYRRTWVLPAEAEGRRIALRFDGVYRNAQIFVNGFRVHEEFSGYTPFEVDISDFVFFGGTNAVLVRADASVNEGWWYEGGGIYRDVHLIETDPVHIPMGGIFVHATPEEDDTWALDLRTEVASRRHEDAEVAVRWRILDPAGAEAGIVEGAVVVPAGGDAEKVAKTELHAPVLWDLRDPRRYTLITSIHDAKGRVLDKVRTRFGVRDIRFDAERGCFLNGRPVKLKGACLHQDHAGIGIAVDRAVWRYRLERLQSMGCNAVRIHHYPPPDVAELADEMGMFLYAENRILSSASQYRHDLAVLVRTLRNHPSVLLWCVGNEENRPFGTDLFPQRILKELMFEIDRHDPYRPVIVARNNGGFDWPSFRLVDIAGFNYFFDQMAAYERDGQPVLSAESGSAVATRGVYADDRERGLLASYDRKGVAWGDSSQRVIEFAMSHPFAGGTFIWTGLDYRGEPTPFGWPNVSSSFGVMDLCGFPKDAFYLYKAWWDDEPVLHLLPHWTWPGREGEPIRVCAYSNSEEVELFVNGESCGRRAVPRYGYPEWEVAYAPGVLEAVGYRDGEEVRRERVSTAGEATKINARASKLNLAGDGRDAVVVELRIFDEAGTVVPRADHELFFETSGPIELIGVGNGDPTRHASDQIPRCRAFHGCAQVILRSRVHDGGEDAEAVLTVAAEGLATRRVRFRVHPGDLSARVPAHVTDTRNLFFRAREAPGSAPATGPQTIEEMMKETAGIEQIEPE, from the coding sequence ATGAACAGACGCATGATCGCTACCCTAGCCGGCGCCTGGCTTGCACTTCAGTGTCATGCCGCGCCCAGGCCGGAGCGGCCGAACATGGTCCTGTTTGTCGTCGACGATCTCGGATGGAGGGATACCGGTGCGTACGGGAGCCGCTATTACGAGACCCCGACCATTGACCGCCTCGCGGAAGAGGGGGTGCGGTTTACCCGCGCCTATGCGGCGGCGGCGATGTGCAGTCCCACCCGTGCAGCGCTGATGACGGGCCGGAACCCTGCGCGCCTCCACCTCACCAACTGGATTCCCGGCTGGAATGCCGGGCGCGCGCTTCCGCTCCGCGAACCCGATTGGACGCCTTTTCTCAAGCTCGACGAAACCACCCTGGCCGAGGTCTTTCATGCGCACGGCTACGCGACCGGCCACATCGGCAAGTGGCACCTCGGCGACGGCGCTGCGCGGACCGCCGATCACCATGGGTTCGAGGTCAACGTCGGCGGGTACTGGGAGCCGGGCGGCGGCGGACGTCCCTACACGTATTTCTCGCCTTACCGGAATCCGATGCTGCCCGACGGGCCGGCGGGTGAATACCTGACCGATCGCCTCACCGACGAGGCCCTGGCGTTCATGGACGCTCACGCGCAGGAGCCGTTCTTCCTCCATCTGTCGCATTTCGCCGTCCATGCTCCCCTGCAGGGTAAACCGGAACTGGAGAGGAAGTACTACGCCAAGCCGCGTCTCGATCAGCGCGCGGGCGACCGGACCGCCCGTTATGCCGCGATGATCGAGAGCGTGGACGAAAGTCTTGCGCGCGTGCTGGCGAAGCTCGGTGAGCTGGGCCTCGCGGAAAAAACCGTGGTCGTCTTCACCTCCGACAACGGCGGTCTGCATCTCGCCACGAGCAACGCCCCGTTGCGCGCCGGCAAGGCGACCGCCTACGAGGGCGGCCTGCGCATCCCGCTCATATTTCGCGCGCCGGGGACGGTTCGTCCCGGGACCGTCTGCGACGAACCCGTCATTACCCACGATCTCTATCCGACCCTGCTCGGCCTGGCGGGTCTGGAGGATGCGAAGGGCCATGAAATCGACGGCTTGGATCTGACCCCCCTCCTGCGCGGGACCGGCGGGCTTGCACGTGAATCCCTGCACTGGCACTTCCCGCACTATCACCCCTACAGCCCCCCCTACAGCGTCATTCTTCGCGGGCGGTGGAAGCTGATTGAGTATCTGGAGGACAACGCGCTCGAGCTCTACGACCTCGAGAACGATCCGGGCGAGGAACACAACCTGGCGCGCTCGCACGCGGAGAAGGCCGAAGCGCTCCATCGCCGCCTCGCGGCGTGGCGTGAAGAGGTCGGCGCACAGATGCCGACGCCCGATCCCGCCTTCGATCCGGAACAGGGCGAGTCGGTGCCGGTCATGGGGTGCACGCCCGTACCGAAGCCGTCGCCCGATGTTTCGGGGTCAGCGCCCCGCCGGGAACGCCTCCTGAATCGCGGATGGACGTTCACCTACGGCGAGGGTCCGGAAACGGATGTGCTCAGCCGTTACGTCAAAGCCCGCCGGTTCAAGGGGACCTCCGCGGATGTCGGCTACGACGATTCGGACTGGCGCGCACTGGACCTCCCGCACGATTTCGTCGTGGAGGGCAGGATCGGAGCCGAACACAATTTCGTCCGCGGCGGGCTCCCTTACGGAGTGGGCTATTACCGCCGGACGTGGGTTCTTCCGGCGGAGGCTGAAGGACGCCGGATCGCACTTCGCTTCGACGGCGTCTACCGCAACGCCCAGATCTTCGTCAACGGCTTTCGCGTGCATGAGGAATTCAGCGGCTACACGCCCTTCGAGGTCGACATCAGCGATTTCGTCTTCTTCGGCGGGACCAATGCCGTGCTCGTGCGCGCTGATGCGTCGGTAAACGAGGGATGGTGGTACGAGGGCGGCGGAATCTACCGCGACGTGCACCTGATCGAAACCGATCCGGTCCACATCCCGATGGGCGGGATTTTCGTCCATGCGACGCCTGAGGAAGACGATACCTGGGCCCTGGACCTCCGCACCGAAGTCGCCAGCCGGCGGCATGAGGACGCGGAGGTCGCCGTGCGCTGGCGCATTCTCGATCCCGCCGGTGCCGAAGCCGGAATCGTGGAGGGCGCCGTTGTGGTGCCGGCGGGGGGAGACGCGGAGAAAGTCGCGAAAACGGAATTACATGCTCCGGTGCTCTGGGATCTGCGCGACCCGCGGCGCTATACGCTGATCACCTCGATCCACGATGCGAAGGGGCGTGTGCTGGATAAGGTGCGTACACGATTCGGGGTGCGCGATATCCGGTTCGACGCCGAGCGCGGGTGTTTTCTCAACGGCCGCCCGGTCAAACTCAAAGGCGCCTGCCTGCACCAGGATCACGCCGGGATCGGAATCGCCGTCGACCGCGCAGTGTGGCGCTATCGGCTCGAACGGCTGCAGTCGATGGGCTGTAACGCCGTGCGAATCCATCACTACCCGCCGCCGGATGTCGCCGAACTGGCCGACGAGATGGGGATGTTCCTGTACGCGGAAAACCGCATTCTCAGCTCGGCTTCGCAGTATCGCCACGATCTGGCCGTGCTGGTCCGCACCCTGCGCAATCACCCGAGCGTCCTGCTCTGGTGCGTCGGCAACGAGGAAAACCGGCCTTTCGGAACGGACCTCTTTCCGCAGCGGATTCTGAAGGAGCTGATGTTCGAGATCGACCGCCACGATCCGTATAGGCCGGTGATCGTAGCGCGCAACAACGGCGGGTTCGACTGGCCGTCGTTCCGGCTCGTGGATATCGCCGGATTCAACTATTTCTTCGATCAGATGGCCGCGTACGAACGTGACGGGCAACCGGTGCTTTCCGCGGAGAGCGGCAGCGCCGTAGCGACGCGCGGCGTCTATGCCGACGACCGCGAGCGCGGGCTTCTGGCCTCGTACGACCGCAAGGGGGTGGCCTGGGGCGACTCCTCGCAGCGCGTGATCGAGTTTGCCATGAGCCATCCGTTTGCCGGCGGTACGTTCATCTGGACCGGACTCGATTACCGGGGCGAACCGACCCCGTTCGGCTGGCCGAATGTCAGCTCTTCGTTCGGCGTGATGGATCTGTGCGGATTCCCCAAGGACGCCTTTTACCTGTATAAAGCCTGGTGGGATGACGAACCCGTGCTGCATCTGCTGCCGCACTGGACGTGGCCGGGCCGCGAAGGGGAGCCGATTCGCGTTTGCGCCTACTCGAATTCCGAAGAGGTCGAACTTTTCGTCAACGGCGAGTCCTGCGGCCGGAGAGCTGTGCCGCGGTACGGTTATCCCGAATGGGAGGTCGCCTACGCCCCCGGCGTGCTGGAGGCGGTCGGGTACCGGGATGGAGAAGAAGTGCGGCGCGAGCGCGTATCGACGGCGGGGGAGGCGACAAAGATCAATGCGCGCGCTTCAAAACTCAATCTTGCGGGCGATGGCCGGGATGCCGTGGTCGTCGAGCTGCGGATTTTCGATGAGGCCGGAACGGTGGTGCCGCGAGCCGATCACGAGTTGTTTTTCGAGACCTCGGGACCGATCGAGCTGATCGGCGTCGGCAACGGCGACCCGACACGCCACGCCTCCGACCAGATTCCGCGTTGCCGCGCCTTTCACGGCTGTGCACAGGTCATCCTCCGCAGCCGGGTCCACGACGGCGGGGAAGATGCCGAAGCCGTGCTGACGGTCGCCGCAGAAGGGCTCGCCACACGCCGCGTGCGGTTTCGCGTCCATCCGGGTGATCTGTCCGCCCGGGTGCCCGCGCACGTGACCGATACGCGCAACCTCTTTTTCCGCGCACGCGAAGCCCCGGGATCCGCTCCCGCGACGGGGCCGCAGACGATCGAGGAAATGATGAAGGAAACCGCCGGAATCGAGCAGATCGAACCGGAGTGA
- a CDS encoding malic enzyme-like NAD(P)-binding protein → MKQDQNRCDSLEYHSEPRPGKLEVRSTKPCATQRDLSLAYSPHVAWPCREIEADPEAVYRYTGKANTVAVVSDGTAVLGLGRIGPHAGLPVMEGKAVLFKRFADIDALPICLSGVHRGDRTDPDRLIETVERLEPTFGGINLEDIGAPACFEVERQLKKTMPIPVFHDDQHGTAIICMAGIFNSLELTGRRIEETRFVVNGAGAAGVACIDLCISAGARRENVVLCDSKGVIYRGREEGMTPEKERLAAETDARTLADALKDADIFMGLSVADCVDRDMIRSMNDEPIVFAMANPDPEITPDAAWEAGAAVVGTGRSDYPNQVNNVLGFPGIFRGALDVRASAINEEMKRAAARALADLARAEVPGDVREELAAVYPEDAAAGMFDGDAPLGSRYVIPKPFDPRVVPAVARGVAEAAVRSGVARLPALDWDAYEREVTARLAGRG, encoded by the coding sequence ATGAAGCAGGATCAGAACCGTTGCGACAGCCTGGAGTACCATTCCGAACCGCGGCCCGGGAAGCTCGAGGTACGTTCGACCAAACCGTGCGCGACCCAGCGGGACCTCTCGCTCGCGTACAGCCCCCATGTGGCGTGGCCCTGCCGCGAGATCGAGGCCGACCCCGAAGCCGTCTACCGCTATACCGGCAAGGCGAATACGGTGGCCGTGGTCAGCGACGGCACGGCCGTCCTCGGCCTCGGCCGCATCGGCCCGCATGCGGGTCTGCCCGTCATGGAGGGCAAGGCCGTCCTCTTCAAGCGGTTCGCCGATATCGACGCGCTGCCGATCTGTCTCTCGGGCGTGCACCGCGGCGACCGCACCGATCCCGACCGGCTGATTGAGACGGTCGAACGGCTGGAGCCGACCTTCGGCGGGATCAACCTCGAGGACATCGGCGCGCCGGCCTGCTTCGAGGTCGAACGGCAGCTCAAAAAGACGATGCCGATCCCCGTTTTCCACGACGACCAGCACGGCACGGCGATCATCTGCATGGCGGGCATCTTTAACAGCCTAGAACTCACGGGCCGCAGAATCGAGGAGACTCGCTTCGTCGTGAACGGCGCGGGCGCCGCGGGCGTGGCCTGCATCGATCTCTGCATTTCCGCGGGCGCGCGCCGCGAAAACGTCGTCCTCTGCGACTCGAAGGGTGTGATCTACCGGGGACGCGAAGAAGGAATGACGCCGGAGAAGGAACGGCTGGCGGCGGAAACGGACGCGCGCACGCTGGCGGATGCGTTGAAGGACGCCGACATTTTCATGGGCCTCTCCGTCGCGGACTGCGTCGACCGGGACATGATCCGGTCGATGAACGACGAGCCGATCGTCTTCGCGATGGCCAACCCGGACCCCGAGATCACGCCGGACGCGGCCTGGGAGGCCGGGGCCGCGGTGGTCGGCACCGGGCGCTCGGACTACCCGAACCAGGTGAACAACGTACTGGGCTTCCCGGGCATCTTCCGCGGCGCACTCGACGTCCGCGCCTCGGCGATCAATGAGGAGATGAAGAGGGCGGCGGCCCGCGCCCTCGCGGATCTGGCCCGCGCGGAAGTCCCCGGAGACGTCCGCGAAGAACTCGCGGCCGTCTACCCGGAAGACGCGGCCGCCGGTATGTTCGACGGCGACGCGCCGCTCGGCAGCCGCTACGTGATCCCCAAACCCTTCGATCCGCGCGTCGTGCCCGCCGTCGCACGCGGCGTCGCCGAAGCCGCCGTCCGCAGCGGCGTCGCACGCCTCCCCGCGCTCGACTGGGACGCCTACGAGCGCGAAGTCACCGCCCGGCTTGCGGGCAGGGGATAA
- a CDS encoding DUF7402 domain-containing protein — translation MRISGLLSFAFILAVLAPGTPARAQEAAFERLPAGSVRPSGWLKAQIVRDVESGFAGHMDALTDRFELETFDSDARDSLDKPKIGAPWWNAETTGNWLEGFIRMAWLSENPEAMARAERYVESILAMQEEDGYLCCYPPHQRYPSPIRGHYGELWAQTCLLRGLLAYHELTGREDVFRAVERAVRLSMVQYGPDRPLWNKAIGRGGHAHSLMFVDLCEELYRHTGDRAYVKFAQFLYDSYNEREDVFEYDVLLRNLADMDQLFNGHGAHVMEHIRVPFFLYYATGDERYRVAVENYMPKTDRHITAAGACIGDEDILQRMASPYIGCEYCTMQELLGSLQSMIQKTGIAEYGDRIETLAFNAAEGARLPDGSAIQYLSTDNQHEATAGRGHGGRFKFSPTHEDVAVCCVPNATKFFAYYVDRLWMKDANDGGPVAIAYGPSILTTDVDGVPVTIRQETGYPFEDTVRFTITPKRAAELTLRFRDPGWSKDTEVDAPQGTRIAREHGYLALTRTWKAGDRVALRFHPDVERHTMPNGEIYWRRGPLVYALEIPVGDRVVTKQYDVEGFADYDVHPAEGGHWNYAVDEGCGGFTFAPRAVTGEANPWKTASVALRGKLLNRETERIETVDLVPFGCTRLRRTAFTDMAPIRMLQSEGNLAQRARVKVSSLAAGHAPEALVDGVAEGWPQNREAEWASKHGTTGEKVVLIWEDPVVVENVWLFDRPNVADHVKNAWINFSDGSSKLVEELPNDASAPYKLNFPEKTITWMEVIITRVGPRTQNSGFSEIAVFREEPELDR, via the coding sequence ATGCGCATTTCAGGCCTTCTGTCCTTCGCTTTCATCCTCGCCGTCCTTGCGCCCGGAACACCGGCTCGCGCGCAGGAGGCCGCCTTTGAACGCCTTCCGGCGGGGTCGGTGAGGCCCTCCGGCTGGTTAAAAGCCCAGATCGTGCGCGATGTGGAATCCGGGTTCGCCGGACATATGGATGCCCTGACCGATCGCTTCGAGCTGGAGACCTTCGACAGCGATGCACGCGATTCACTGGATAAGCCGAAAATCGGTGCCCCGTGGTGGAATGCGGAGACGACGGGCAACTGGCTGGAGGGCTTCATCCGCATGGCGTGGCTCTCGGAGAATCCGGAGGCCATGGCCCGCGCGGAGCGCTATGTCGAATCGATCCTCGCCATGCAGGAGGAGGACGGGTATCTCTGCTGTTATCCGCCACATCAGCGGTATCCTTCGCCGATCCGCGGGCACTACGGCGAGCTCTGGGCGCAGACCTGTCTGCTCCGCGGTCTGCTGGCCTATCATGAGCTGACGGGACGCGAGGACGTCTTCCGGGCGGTCGAGAGGGCGGTGCGCCTTTCGATGGTGCAGTACGGTCCCGACCGCCCGTTGTGGAACAAAGCGATCGGGCGCGGGGGCCACGCCCACAGCCTGATGTTCGTGGATCTCTGCGAGGAACTCTATCGCCATACCGGCGATCGCGCGTACGTCAAGTTCGCTCAGTTCCTCTACGATAGCTACAACGAACGCGAGGATGTGTTTGAATACGACGTTCTGCTCCGCAACCTCGCCGACATGGATCAGCTCTTTAACGGGCACGGTGCCCATGTGATGGAGCACATCCGCGTGCCGTTCTTTCTTTATTACGCGACCGGCGATGAGCGGTACCGTGTCGCCGTCGAGAACTATATGCCCAAAACAGACCGCCACATCACCGCCGCCGGCGCGTGCATCGGCGACGAAGACATCCTGCAGCGCATGGCCAGCCCCTACATCGGCTGCGAGTACTGCACGATGCAGGAACTGCTCGGCAGTTTGCAGTCGATGATCCAGAAAACGGGCATCGCGGAATACGGCGACCGCATCGAGACCCTCGCGTTCAACGCCGCCGAGGGTGCGCGGCTCCCGGACGGAAGCGCCATTCAGTACCTGTCTACGGACAACCAGCACGAGGCTACGGCCGGGCGCGGTCACGGCGGACGTTTCAAATTCTCACCGACGCACGAGGACGTGGCGGTCTGCTGCGTGCCGAACGCGACCAAATTCTTTGCGTACTATGTCGACCGGCTCTGGATGAAGGACGCAAACGACGGCGGGCCCGTCGCGATTGCCTATGGCCCGTCGATTCTGACTACGGACGTCGACGGAGTGCCGGTGACGATCCGTCAGGAGACGGGTTACCCGTTCGAAGACACCGTGCGCTTCACGATCACGCCCAAACGCGCCGCGGAACTCACACTTCGTTTTCGCGATCCCGGCTGGTCGAAGGACACCGAAGTCGACGCGCCGCAGGGCACGCGCATCGCACGCGAACACGGGTATCTCGCCCTGACGCGGACGTGGAAAGCGGGCGACCGCGTCGCGCTCCGATTCCATCCGGACGTGGAGCGTCACACCATGCCCAACGGCGAGATCTACTGGCGCCGCGGCCCGCTGGTCTACGCGCTCGAGATTCCCGTCGGGGATAGGGTCGTGACCAAACAGTACGACGTCGAAGGATTCGCCGACTACGACGTGCACCCCGCCGAGGGGGGGCACTGGAATTACGCCGTCGATGAGGGATGCGGCGGATTCACGTTTGCACCCCGCGCCGTGACCGGCGAGGCCAATCCCTGGAAGACAGCCTCCGTCGCCCTCCGGGGGAAACTGCTCAACCGCGAGACCGAACGCATCGAAACAGTCGATCTAGTGCCCTTCGGGTGCACGCGGCTGCGCCGCACGGCGTTCACCGATATGGCTCCGATCCGCATGCTGCAGAGCGAGGGTAACCTGGCGCAGCGGGCGCGTGTGAAGGTTTCATCCCTTGCTGCGGGCCATGCCCCTGAAGCGCTGGTTGACGGGGTTGCCGAAGGCTGGCCGCAGAACCGCGAAGCGGAATGGGCGAGCAAGCACGGGACAACGGGCGAAAAGGTGGTGCTGATCTGGGAGGACCCCGTGGTCGTCGAAAACGTCTGGCTCTTCGACCGGCCGAACGTCGCGGACCATGTCAAAAATGCGTGGATCAATTTCAGCGACGGGTCGAGCAAGCTGGTTGAGGAACTGCCCAACGACGCCTCCGCGCCGTACAAGCTCAACTTCCCCGAAAAGACGATCACGTGGATGGAGGTGATCATTACCCGCGTCGGCCCGCGCACGCAGAACAGCGGGTTTTCCGAGATCGCCGTGTTCAGGGAGGAGCCGGAACTCGATCGCTGA